The following are encoded together in the Blastocatellia bacterium genome:
- a CDS encoding YihA family ribosome biogenesis GTP-binding protein, whose protein sequence is MKVSEATFVRGAVDKEGYPQDGRLEVAFIGRSNVGKSSLLNSLLGKKKLARTSNTPGRTQQINFFLVDQKFYFVDLPGYGYASLSKKQRAELAELIEKYLAQRKELVLTILLIDSRHLPTELDLQVKTWLEHLGRPYLTVLTKSDKLSNNQLRNQISKIKLALATEEVIAYSTLTNFGKDSLWKAILARLSDEKL, encoded by the coding sequence ATGAAAGTTTCTGAAGCAACATTTGTTCGTGGAGCAGTAGATAAAGAAGGTTATCCGCAAGATGGTCGGTTAGAAGTAGCTTTTATTGGGCGTTCTAATGTTGGCAAATCTAGCTTACTTAATTCTTTACTAGGCAAAAAAAAGCTAGCTCGAACTAGTAATACACCAGGGCGAACACAACAAATAAATTTTTTTTTAGTTGATCAAAAATTTTACTTTGTAGATTTGCCTGGTTATGGTTATGCTAGTCTTTCAAAGAAGCAGCGAGCAGAATTAGCAGAGTTAATAGAAAAATATCTTGCACAAAGAAAAGAGCTTGTGTTAACTATATTGCTAATTGACTCTAGACATTTACCAACAGAATTAGATTTACAGGTAAAAACATGGCTTGAGCATCTTGGTAGGCCATACCTAACAGTTTTAACCAAATCAGATAAATTATCAAATAATCAGTTACGTAACCAAATTAGTAAAATTAAGCTTGCTTTAGCTACAGAAGAAGTAATTGCTTACTCAACATTAACGAATTTTGGCAAAGACTCTCTTTGGAAAGCAATTTTAGCTCGGCTCTCAGATGAAAAGCTTTAG